From a region of the Mauremys mutica isolate MM-2020 ecotype Southern chromosome 12, ASM2049712v1, whole genome shotgun sequence genome:
- the LOC123344964 gene encoding killer cell lectin-like receptor subfamily F member 1 isoform X2, whose product MTEEIIYADINVLEDASPACQPSSLKHHDLWGFARRHGFVLWIALAGDVILATAVIALGVQDGSSCKLCPMDWLSRRGKCYWFSKDSKNWTESRADCSAKSSRKLVLQDQEEMEFIQNVTRDKYHVWLGLSVPSAEKNWTWVDNSVLDQTLFPVTGPTVVNSCGVIKGNRIHSETCRAEFKWICQKEAVLL is encoded by the exons ATGACTGAGGAGATTATCTACGCGGATATAAACGTTCTGGAAGATGCATCCCCTGCCTGCCAACCCTCTTCCCTTAAGCACCACG ATCTCTGGGGATTTGCACGCCGGCACGGGTTCGTTCTGTGGATTGCTTTGGCTGGCGACGTGATCCTGGCTACAGCGGTAATTGCACTGGGCGTTCAGG ACGGCTCCAGCTGCAAACTCTGCCCCATGGACTGGCTGTCACGCAGGGGAAAGTGTTACTGGTTTTCCAAAGACAGCAAAAACTGGACCGAGAGCCGTGCTGACTGCTCAGCGAAGAGCTCTCGAAAGCTAGTGCTCCAGGACCAGGAGGAGATG GAGTTCATACAGAATGTCACACGGGATAAATATCACGTCTGGCTCGGGCTCAGTGTTCCATCTGCAGAGAAGAACTGGACCTGGGTGGACAACTCCGTGTTAGACCAAACTCT GTTCCCAGTAACGGGTCCTACCGTCGTGAACAGCTGCGGGGTGATAAAAGGGAATCGGAttcactctgaaacctgcagAGCTGAATTCAAATGGATTTGCCAGAAGGAAGCCGTGCTGCTCTAA
- the LOC123344964 gene encoding killer cell lectin-like receptor subfamily F member 1 isoform X1 produces the protein MTEEIIYADINVLEDASPACQPSSLKHHDLWGFARRHGFVLWIALAGDVILATAVIALGVQVFQGRSLQTDTGAISSVPESSGVAQRHSPGRECNRSLDDLVSRLKQSLCHSAQSPSADGSSCKLCPMDWLSRRGKCYWFSKDSKNWTESRADCSAKSSRKLVLQDQEEMEFIQNVTRDKYHVWLGLSVPSAEKNWTWVDNSVLDQTLFPVTGPTVVNSCGVIKGNRIHSETCRAEFKWICQKEAVLL, from the exons ATGACTGAGGAGATTATCTACGCGGATATAAACGTTCTGGAAGATGCATCCCCTGCCTGCCAACCCTCTTCCCTTAAGCACCACG ATCTCTGGGGATTTGCACGCCGGCACGGGTTCGTTCTGTGGATTGCTTTGGCTGGCGACGTGATCCTGGCTACAGCGGTAATTGCACTGGGCGTTCAGG TTTTCCAGGGCCGCTCCCTGCAGACGGACACCGGCGCAATCTCATCGGTCCCTGAGAGCAGCGGTGTTGCTCAGAGACACTCCCCCGGCAGAGAATGCAACAGGAGCCTGGATGATTTGGTGTCTCGCCTGAAGCAGAGTCTGTGtcactcagcccagagcccctcagcAG ACGGCTCCAGCTGCAAACTCTGCCCCATGGACTGGCTGTCACGCAGGGGAAAGTGTTACTGGTTTTCCAAAGACAGCAAAAACTGGACCGAGAGCCGTGCTGACTGCTCAGCGAAGAGCTCTCGAAAGCTAGTGCTCCAGGACCAGGAGGAGATG GAGTTCATACAGAATGTCACACGGGATAAATATCACGTCTGGCTCGGGCTCAGTGTTCCATCTGCAGAGAAGAACTGGACCTGGGTGGACAACTCCGTGTTAGACCAAACTCT GTTCCCAGTAACGGGTCCTACCGTCGTGAACAGCTGCGGGGTGATAAAAGGGAATCGGAttcactctgaaacctgcagAGCTGAATTCAAATGGATTTGCCAGAAGGAAGCCGTGCTGCTCTAA
- the LOC123344967 gene encoding C-type lectin domain family 2 member D-like codes for MSVQAAVSWALGLCDTWTAWESGEELRCSSPLTAVETQAVKGNRLAGASLAGAREAAACTGNGRSCRLRKHAAWTVAASVVLVVLVVAVVALAVLVLKAQPQFMAWCPDGWIGYQGKCYYFSEAEKNWNNSQSNCSAFGASLAGIDSEQDLAFMMRYKGVSEHWIGLWREQEGQPWKWVNGSDFNSSLPIGGGGDCAYLNDKGVSSSRCITERNWVCSKPDAYTSQKNATQKIRS; via the exons ATGTCAGTGCAGGCGGCTGTtagctgggctctggggctgtGTGACACTTGGACAGCCTGGGAAAGCGGGGAAGAGCTGAGATGCAGCAGCCCCTTGACCGCCGTGGAGACCCAGGCAGTGAAGGGGAACCGGCTCGCTGGAGcgtccctggctggagccagagaggctgcGGCTTGCACAG GTAATGGCCGTAGCTGCAGGCTCAGGAAACATGCTGCATGGACAGTCGCAGCGAGCGTTGTACTTGTCGTTCtggttgttgctgttgttgctcTGGCAG TGCTGGTACTTAAAGCACAGCCCCAGTTCATGGCCTGGTGCCCAGACGGCTGGATCGGATACCAAGGGAAATGCTACTATTTCTCCGAGGCTGAAAAGAACTGGAACAACAGCCAGAGCAACTGCTCTGCATTTGGTGCTTCCCTGGCTGGGATTGACAGTGAGCAGGACCTG GCTTTCATGATGCGATACAAAGGCGTCTCCGAGCACTGGATTGGCCTCTGGAGAGAGCAGGAGGGGCAGCCCTGGAAATGGGTGAATGGCTCTGATTTCAACAGCTc GCTTCCGATAGGAGGAGGAGGGGACTGTGCGTACCTGAACGACAAGGGCGTTAGCTCTTCAAGGTGCATCACTGAGAGAAACTGGGTCTGCAGCAAACCTGATGCGTATACAAGCCAGAAAAACGCGACGCAGAAGATAAGGAGCTGA